One segment of Alnus glutinosa chromosome 2, dhAlnGlut1.1, whole genome shotgun sequence DNA contains the following:
- the LOC133859800 gene encoding uncharacterized protein LOC133859800 isoform X1 — protein MEAEKDAFYVVRKGDIIGIYKSLSDCQDQAGSSVCNPSVSVYKGYCLPKEAEEYLASHGLKNATYSISAVDVREDLFGKLVSCPYQQPASSKLKAADKDSPPKRSREVLHSHNIVAGSTSFLTNPQKKHFQSDSCNETQAISSSCSSCFLEFDGASKGNPGQSGAGAVLRAEDGSMVCRLSEGVGIATNNVAEYRAVILGLKHAIKEGYKHIRVQGDSKLVCMQIQGLWKTKNQNMADLCKEAKELQDKFVSFQINHVVRELNSEADAQANLAIHLTDGQVVEDCRKQQLKCYR, from the exons ATGGAGGCAGAGAAGGACGCGTTTTACGTTGTACGGAAGGGGGATATCATTGGCATTTACAAGAGTTTGAGTGATTGCCAAGATCAAGCCGGATCTTCC GTGTGCAATCCTTCAGTAAGTGTGTATAAAGGATATTGTTTGCCCAAGGAGGCTGAGGAGTACCTTGCCTCACATGGGCTTAAGAATGCTACTTATTCTATCAGTGCTGTTGATGTGAGAGAAGATCTGTTTGGCAAACTTGTTTCTTGCCCTTATCAG cAACCAGCTTCTTCTAAACTAAAAGCAGCTGACAAGGATTCTCCTCCCAAGAGATCGCGAGAAGTTCTTCATTCGCACAACATT GTGGCTGGATCAACTTCTTTTTTGACAAATCCTCAGAAGAAACATTTCCAATCAGACAGTTGCAATGAAACTCAAGCAATTTCTTCCAGTTGT AGTTCCTGTTTTCTGGAGTTTGATGGTGCTTCAAAAGGAAATCCTGGACAATCTGGTGCAGGAGCTGTGCTGCGTGCTGAAGATGGAAGTATG GTCTGCCGATTGAGTGAAGGGGTGGGCATTGCAACAAATAATGTTGCTGAATATCGAGCTGTAATTTTAGGTTTGAAGCATGCCATTAAGGAAGGATATAAACACATTCGCGTCCAAGGAGACTCTAAACTTGTTTGTATGCAG ATTCAGGGACTTTGGAAAACCAAAAACCAGAATATGGCTGACTTGTGTAAAGAGGCCAAGGAGCTCCAGGATAAGTTTGTGTCATTCCAGATCAATCATGTTGTTAGG GAATTAAACTCTGAAGCTGATGCTCAAGCAAACCTAGCTATACATCTCACGG ATGGACAAGTTGTAGAGGATTGCAGGAAGCAGCAGCTCAAATGTTATAGGTAG
- the LOC133859800 gene encoding uncharacterized protein LOC133859800 isoform X3: MEAEKDAFYVVRKGDIIGIYKSLSDCQDQAGSSQPASSKLKAADKDSPPKRSREVLHSHNIVAGSTSFLTNPQKKHFQSDSCNETQAISSSCSSCFLEFDGASKGNPGQSGAGAVLRAEDGSMVCRLSEGVGIATNNVAEYRAVILGLKHAIKEGYKHIRVQGDSKLVCMQIQGLWKTKNQNMADLCKEAKELQDKFVSFQINHVVRELNSEADAQANLAIHLTDGQVVEDCRKQQLKCYR; the protein is encoded by the exons ATGGAGGCAGAGAAGGACGCGTTTTACGTTGTACGGAAGGGGGATATCATTGGCATTTACAAGAGTTTGAGTGATTGCCAAGATCAAGCCGGATCTTCC cAACCAGCTTCTTCTAAACTAAAAGCAGCTGACAAGGATTCTCCTCCCAAGAGATCGCGAGAAGTTCTTCATTCGCACAACATT GTGGCTGGATCAACTTCTTTTTTGACAAATCCTCAGAAGAAACATTTCCAATCAGACAGTTGCAATGAAACTCAAGCAATTTCTTCCAGTTGT AGTTCCTGTTTTCTGGAGTTTGATGGTGCTTCAAAAGGAAATCCTGGACAATCTGGTGCAGGAGCTGTGCTGCGTGCTGAAGATGGAAGTATG GTCTGCCGATTGAGTGAAGGGGTGGGCATTGCAACAAATAATGTTGCTGAATATCGAGCTGTAATTTTAGGTTTGAAGCATGCCATTAAGGAAGGATATAAACACATTCGCGTCCAAGGAGACTCTAAACTTGTTTGTATGCAG ATTCAGGGACTTTGGAAAACCAAAAACCAGAATATGGCTGACTTGTGTAAAGAGGCCAAGGAGCTCCAGGATAAGTTTGTGTCATTCCAGATCAATCATGTTGTTAGG GAATTAAACTCTGAAGCTGATGCTCAAGCAAACCTAGCTATACATCTCACGG ATGGACAAGTTGTAGAGGATTGCAGGAAGCAGCAGCTCAAATGTTATAGGTAG
- the LOC133859800 gene encoding uncharacterized protein LOC133859800 isoform X2 has translation MEAEKDAFYVVRKGDIIGIYKSLSDCQDQAGSSVCNPSVSVYKGYCLPKEAEEYLASHGLKNATYSISAVDVREDLFGKLVSCPYQQPASSKLKAADKDSPPKRSREVLHSHNIVAGSTSFLTNPQKKHFQSDSCNETQAISSSCSSCFLEFDGASKGNPGQSGAGAVLRAEDGSMVCRLSEGVGIATNNVAEYRAVILGLKHAIKEGYKHIRVQGDSKLVCMQIQGLWKTKNQNMADLCKEAKELQDKN, from the exons ATGGAGGCAGAGAAGGACGCGTTTTACGTTGTACGGAAGGGGGATATCATTGGCATTTACAAGAGTTTGAGTGATTGCCAAGATCAAGCCGGATCTTCC GTGTGCAATCCTTCAGTAAGTGTGTATAAAGGATATTGTTTGCCCAAGGAGGCTGAGGAGTACCTTGCCTCACATGGGCTTAAGAATGCTACTTATTCTATCAGTGCTGTTGATGTGAGAGAAGATCTGTTTGGCAAACTTGTTTCTTGCCCTTATCAG cAACCAGCTTCTTCTAAACTAAAAGCAGCTGACAAGGATTCTCCTCCCAAGAGATCGCGAGAAGTTCTTCATTCGCACAACATT GTGGCTGGATCAACTTCTTTTTTGACAAATCCTCAGAAGAAACATTTCCAATCAGACAGTTGCAATGAAACTCAAGCAATTTCTTCCAGTTGT AGTTCCTGTTTTCTGGAGTTTGATGGTGCTTCAAAAGGAAATCCTGGACAATCTGGTGCAGGAGCTGTGCTGCGTGCTGAAGATGGAAGTATG GTCTGCCGATTGAGTGAAGGGGTGGGCATTGCAACAAATAATGTTGCTGAATATCGAGCTGTAATTTTAGGTTTGAAGCATGCCATTAAGGAAGGATATAAACACATTCGCGTCCAAGGAGACTCTAAACTTGTTTGTATGCAG ATTCAGGGACTTTGGAAAACCAAAAACCAGAATATGGCTGACTTGTGTAAAGAGGCCAAGGAGCTCCAGGATAA GAATTAA
- the LOC133861085 gene encoding ankyrin repeat domain-containing protein EMB506, chloroplastic has translation MASWAAATFSSNQLVPLPAVVTAAAAPCSSCRANLLKVCSPRRGRLYFFVAENDSRLRTFVVASNRVSTLQTQPGTWEDPDDGSGSDYEEEDEEVEENNLDYESDWEEERNASATVSVDKPTTNEYEEDLVKEVEQLLGPEERVILQQNVTPNLGKISSAKWNPLHTLALSGQISFMDKLLENGLDIDILDQDGLTALHQAIIGKKEAVISHLLRKGASPHVKDRDGATPLHYAVQVGAMQTVKLLIKYKVDVNAADNEGWTPLHIAIQSRNRYIAKILLVNGADANRRNKDGRTPLDLSLCYGKDFKSYDLATLLKVVPSNRDL, from the exons ATGGCGTCTTGGGCCGCGGCAACCTTTTCGTCGAATCAACTTGTTCCACTTCCTGCTGTTGTTACTGCTGCAGCTGCTCCTTGTTCTAGCTGCAGAGCCAATTTATTGAAAGTATGTAGTCCAAGAAGAGGGAGGCTTTATTTCTTTGTTGCTGAGAACGACTCAAGACTGAGGACTTTTGTGGTTGCGTCAAACCGAGTTTCTACATTACAAACTCAACCGGGTACTTGGGAAGATCCTGATGATGGCAGTGGTAGTgattatgaagaagaagatgaggaagtGGAAGAAAATAACTTGGATTATGAGAGTGACTGGGAGGAAGAAAGAAATGCTTCAGCTACAGTTAGTGTGGATAAGCCCACAACAAATGAGTATGAGGAGGATCTTGTAAAAG AGGTTGAACAGCTTTTGGGCCCAGAAGAAAGAGTGATTTTGCAACAGAATGTGACACCTAACCTGGGAAAAATATCATCT GCAAAATGGAACCCACTCCATACTCTAGCGCTATCAGGGCAGATATCTTTCATGGATAAGCTACTAGAAAATGGGCTCGATATTGATATTCTTGATCAG GATGGTCTCACTGCTCTTCATCAGGCAATTATAGGCAAAAAGGAGGCTGTAATTAGTCATCTTCTAAGAAAAGGTGCAAGCCCTCATGTCAAAGACCGG GATGGTGCTACTCCACTTCATTATGCGGTTCAAGTTGGTGCCATGCAAACTGTGAAGTTATTGATCAAATACAAGGTTGATGTAAATGCTGCAGATAAT GAGGGGTGGACTCCATTACACATTGCCATCCAAAGCAGAAATCGATATATAGCAAAAATTTTGTTAGTCAATGGTGCGGATGCAAACAGGAGAAATAAG GATGGAAGAACACCCCTGGATCTGAGTCTGTGTTATGGGAAAGACTTCAAATCATATGATCTCGCCACGTTACTGAAGGTAGTGCCTTCTAACAGAGATCTTTGA
- the LOC133859803 gene encoding xyloglucan glycosyltransferase 4: MAANSVVVTIEKPDSFSLLEVSGSGSFLLPDKQKAVSPKQFTWVLLLKAYRVLTSLSWLAMAFRAMFVSVKKRISLSDVSEEDPRSRGRLYRFIKVFLVISILALVLEVVAHFKKWNLQMIQPWEVHGLVQSSYMAWLSFRIDYIAPFVMLLSKFCIVLFLIQSLDRLVLCLGCFWIKYKKLKPTIEGETYDIEDSSSFPMVLVQIPMCNEREVYAQSIAAACELDWPRERILIQVLDDSDDGNLQLLIKDEVSSWQEKGINIVYRHRLIRTGYKAGNLKSAMTCDYVKDYEFVAILDADFQPNPDFLKLTVPHFKGNPQLGLVQARWSFVNKDENLLTRLQNVNLCFHFEVEQQVNGVFLNFFGFNGTAGVWRIKALEDSGGWLERTTVEDMDIAVRAHLNGWEFIFLNDVKVLCELPESYETYKKQQHRWHSGPMQLFRLCLPAIITSKVSIWKKANLIFLFFLLRKLILPFYSFTLFCIILPLTMFIPEAELPLWVICYVPIFMSFLNILPAPKSFPFLVPYLLFENTMSVTKFNAMVSGLFQLGSAYEWVVTKKTGRSSESDLLAFAERESKSSSEEKILRRHSESGLELLGKLKDQKPPSVKKRNKLYRKELALAFLLLTASARSFLSAHGVHFYFLLFQGLSFLVVGLDLIGEQLS; this comes from the exons ATGGCAGCAAACTCTGTTGTGGTCACAATTGAGAAGCCTGACAGCTTCTCTTTACTGGAAGTCAGTGGTTCGGGTTCATTTTTGTTGCCGGATAAACAGAAGGCTGTAAGTCCCAAGCAATTTACATGGGTTCTTCTTCTCAAAGCTTACAGAGTTCTGACCAGTCTTTCATGGCTGGCCATGGCTTTCAGGGCCATGTTTGTTTCAGTTAAGAAACGCATTTCGTTGTCTGATGTAAGTGAAGAAGACCCCAGAAGCAGAGGAAGGTTGTACAGATTTATCAAAGTTTTTCTAGTTATTTCAATTCTAGCTTTGGTGTTAGAAGTCGTTGCTCATTTCAAGAAATGGAATTTGCAAATGATTCAGCCTTGGGAGGTTCACGGTCTTGTGCAATCGTCCTATATGGCTTGGCTGTCTTTTAGAATTGACTATATTGCTCCTTTTGTGATGCTGCTTTCAAAATTCTGCATCGTGCTTTTCTTGATTCAATCTCTCGATCGGCTAGTGCTCTGTCTTGGGTGTTTCTGGATCAAGTACAAGAAGTTGAAACCCACAATAGAGGGAGAAACTTATGACATTGAGGATTCTTCAAGTTTCCCAATGGTTCTTGTTCAGATTCCCATGTGCAATGAGAGAGAG GTGTATGCGCAATCAATTGCTGCTGCCTGTGAGCTTGATTGGCCAAGGGAACGAATTTTAATTCAAGTCCTGGATGATTCAGATGATGGAAATCTACAGCTTCTGATAAAAGATGAAGTCTCCTCATGGCAGGAGAAAGGAATAAACATAGTCTACAGGCATCGACTAATCAGAACTGGGTACAAAGCCGGCAATCTAAAATCAGCAATGACCTGTGACTACGTTAAAGATTATGAATTTGTTGCAATACTTGATGCAGACTTCCAGCCAAATCCTGATTTCCTTAAACTAACCGTTCCTCACTTCAAG GGAAATCCTCAATTGGGTCTTGTCCAGGCTCGCTGGTCATTTGTGAACAAGGATGAGAATTTGCTTACAAGGCTCCAAAACGTCAACCTCTGCTTCCATTTTGAGGTGGAGCAGCAAGTGAATGGCgtttttctcaatttctttgGATTCAATGGAACGGCCGGTGTTTGGAGAATCAAGGCTTTAGAGGATTCAGGAGGCTGGCTTGAGAGAACCACAGTCGAGGACATGGACATTGCAGTTCGAGCTCACTTGAATGGATGGGAATTCATCTTCCTCAATGATGTCAAAGTTCTTTGTGAGTTGCCGGAGTCTTATGAAACTTATAAGAAGCAACAGCACCGCTGGCATTCAGGTCCAATGCAGCTCTTCCGATTGTGCCTTCCTGCTATCATAACTTCCAAG GTATCTATTTGGAAGAAGGCCAACctgatatttcttttctttctcctaaGGAAACTTATACTTCCCTTTTACTCATTCACATTGTTTTGTATCATACTTCCATTGACCATGTTCATACCTGAGGCAGAACTACCTCTTTGGGTAATCTGTTATGTCCCCATTTTCATGTCCTTCTTGAACATTCTCCCTGCACCTAAATCTTTCCCTTTCTTGGTTCCATACCTACTGTTTGAGAACACAATGTCTGTCACAAAATTCAATGCCATGGTCTCTGGGCTGTTTCAGCTGGGAAGCGCTTATGAGTGGGTTGTGACCAAGAAGACTGGTAGATCATCTGAATCAGATTTGTTGGCATTTGCCGAGAGGGAATCAAAGTCTTCTAGTGAAGAGAAAATCCTTAGGAGGCATTCTGAGTCTGGTTTAGAGTTGTTGGGTAAACTTAAGGATCAGAAACCCCCTTCTgtgaagaagagaaacaagCTCTACAGGAAGGAACTTGCTCTTGCTTTTCTTCTACTCACTGCATCAGCCAGAAGCTTCTTGTCGGCACATGGAGTTCATTTCTATTTCTTGCTGTTCCAAGGGTTGTCTTTCCTGGTTGTAGGCTTGGATTTAATTGGTGAGCAGCTCAGCTGA
- the LOC133861378 gene encoding xyloglucan O-acetyltransferase 4 has translation MISQDKHQQGKWDRCLNMGKFVPFMLSSLFIATIFGLFLLCSPNPFTIISKQGLDSVQKQPPTPMQAHESVQEEQQPDHLKPQKKKDCDLFKGHWVRESRGHLYTNSSCTTIPESKNCFKNGRKDMDFLNWRWKPDECELPRFDARSFLQIVQGKKMAFIGDSVARNHMESLQCLLSQEEIPKDVYKDSEDRFRTLYFPRYDFTLMVLWSKFLIVGEERMINGTGSSFFDLQIDKVEDEWTKYLPDVDYAIISTGHWFFRVLYLHEGENTVGCVYCHEPNVTDLNIDFALRMAVRTTLKYVNGCKNCSTRLVTLLRTFAPAHFEHGTWNTGGYCNRTTPLNETEIDLGNFEWQLRNVQVEELERARETGEKQGKRFGLVDVTGAMLMRPDGHPGEHWGNKWKGGYNDCVHWCMPGPVDTWSELFLAVLRKEAEAGLSS, from the exons ATGATTTCCCAAGACAAACACCAGCAGGGCAAATGGGACAGATGCCTCAACATGGGAAAATTTGTACCTTTCATGTTATCTTCTCTGTTTATAGCCACCATTTTCGGCCTTTTCCTCCTCTGTTCTCCAAACCCTTTTACGATTATATCCAAACAAGGCCTTGATTCCGTCCAAAAACAACCGCCAACCCCCATGCAAGCCCATGAGTCTGTCCAAGAAGAACAGCAACCTGATCATCTCAAACCCCAGAAAA AGAAGGATTGTGACTTGTTTAAGGGTCATTGGGTTCGAGAATCAAGAGGGCATTTATATACCAATTCAAGCTGCACGACAATTCCCGAGTCAAAGAATTGTTTCAAGAATGGGAGGAAAGACATGGATTTTCTCAATTGGAGATGGAAACCTGACGAATGCGAGCTCCCACGGTTTGATGCCAGGAGCTTTCTACAAATTGTACAGGGAAAGAAAATGGCATTTATCGGTGACTCGGTTGCCCGAAATCATATGGAATCCCTTCAATGCCTTCTGTCACAG GAGGAAATTCCAAAAGACGTTTACAAGGATTCGGAGGATAGGTTCCGAACGTTGTACTTTCCTCGCTACGACTTCACCCTTATGGTGCTTTGGAGCAAATTCCTTATAGTCGGCGAGGAAAGAATGATAAACGGCACAGGATCCAGCTTTTTCGACTTGCAGATTGACAAGGTCGAAGACGAGTGGACTAAGTACCTCCCCGATGTAGACTACGCTATCATCTCAACTGGGCATTGGTTCTTCCGAGTATTGTACCTACACGAAGGTGAGAATACGGTAGGATGTGTTTACTGCCATGAACCAAATGTCACTGACCTCAACATCGACTTCGCTCTTCGAATGGCTGTTCGAACGACGTTGAAGTACGTCAATGGCTGCAAGAACTGCAGCACTCGCCTGGTGACTCTGTTAAGGACATTTGCGCCAGCCCACTTTGAGCATGGGACTTGGAATACCGGAGGATACTGCAACAGGACGACTCCTCTTAATGAGACGGAGATAGACTTAGGGAATTTTGAGTGGCAACTGAGGAACGTTCAGGTAGAAGAATTGGAAAGAGCAAGAGAAACAGGGGAAAAGCAGGGGAAAAGGTTTGGGTTAGTTGATGTTACAGGGGCCATGCTGATGAGACCTGATGGGCACCCTGGAGAACACTGGGGCAACAAATGGAAAGGAGGCTACAACGATTGTGTCCATTGGTGCATGCCGGGCCCTGTTGATACCTGGAGTGAACTTTTTCTGGCAGTTCTGAGAAAGGAGGCAGAGGCAGGGTTGAGTTCTTGA